In Microbacterium laevaniformans, a single window of DNA contains:
- a CDS encoding SRPBCC family protein — translation MASSFTVITRASVAREELFDLSLDIDAHLASMSASDERAIGGVTSGAIGLGETVTWRARHFGVWFTMTSRITALDRPARFVDDQTRGPFRSFRHEHVFEDDGDGGTVMTDTLTLASPVFGALAERLILVPYLRRLIVERNRHLVDALDAR, via the coding sequence ATGGCGAGCTCCTTCACGGTCATCACCCGCGCGAGCGTCGCCCGCGAGGAACTTTTCGACCTCTCGCTCGACATCGATGCGCATCTGGCGTCGATGTCGGCATCCGACGAGCGTGCCATCGGCGGCGTGACGTCCGGCGCCATCGGGCTGGGGGAGACGGTCACCTGGCGGGCGCGCCACTTCGGCGTCTGGTTCACGATGACCTCGCGCATCACGGCGCTCGACCGGCCCGCAAGGTTCGTCGACGATCAGACCCGCGGGCCATTCCGGTCCTTCCGACACGAGCACGTGTTCGAGGACGACGGCGACGGCGGCACGGTGATGACCGACACTCTCACGCTCGCCTCGCCCGTCTTCGGGGCGCTCGCAGAGCGGCTGATCCTCGTGCCCTACCTGCGGAGGCTGATCGTGGAGCGCAACCGGCACCTCGTCGACGCGCTCGACGCTCGGTAA
- a CDS encoding VOC family protein codes for MPGFHHVELWVADLDQARLEWGWLLQQLGFARESEWPEGESWSAGGAYLTLTTSPNLSRDDHDRRAPGVNHLAFHGGTREHVDAVMAAAPEHGWTPLYHDRYPHAGGPDHYAGWLENSAGAKAEIVADGS; via the coding sequence ATGCCCGGCTTCCATCACGTCGAACTGTGGGTCGCCGATCTGGATCAAGCTCGCCTCGAGTGGGGCTGGTTGCTGCAGCAGCTCGGGTTCGCCCGCGAGAGCGAGTGGCCGGAGGGGGAATCCTGGAGCGCGGGCGGGGCGTACCTCACGCTCACCACCTCGCCGAACCTCTCCCGCGACGATCATGACCGCCGCGCGCCCGGCGTCAACCACCTCGCTTTCCACGGGGGAACCCGCGAACACGTCGACGCCGTCATGGCGGCGGCTCCCGAACACGGCTGGACGCCGCTGTACCACGACCGGTATCCGCATGCGGGTGGACCGGATCACTACGCCGGCTGGCTGGAGAACTCGGCGGGAGCCAAAGCGGAGATCGTCGCCGACGGCTCCTGA